In Thiovibrio frasassiensis, one DNA window encodes the following:
- a CDS encoding hemolysin family protein, whose protein sequence is MDTSAPDSGDSPFKRILNFFGINRAPDTTEDIEHEIQELLDDGEEQGLITREEGEMISSILEFRDTLVREIMTPRSDMVSAEAQVSAADLIQLITDEGYTRIPIYQDSPDNIIGILHAKDLLPFCLNAAKMPAASELVKPAFFVLDTRKIVNLLKDFQSQKGHLAVVTDEFGSVRGLVTLEDVLEEIVGEIRDEYDKAEKRWKVVNEHMLLTDAKVNLEEVEDFFGITLPEGPYESVGGLIIHQLDRVPPVGATMLINSLVFEVVSADRRRIHTVKIQNKLD, encoded by the coding sequence ATGGACACATCCGCCCCGGACTCCGGCGACTCACCGTTCAAGCGCATCCTCAATTTCTTTGGCATCAACCGCGCACCCGACACCACAGAAGACATTGAACATGAAATACAGGAACTTCTCGATGACGGGGAAGAACAGGGACTGATCACCCGAGAAGAAGGGGAGATGATCTCCAGTATCCTTGAGTTTCGGGATACCTTGGTCCGCGAGATCATGACCCCGAGAAGCGACATGGTCAGCGCCGAGGCTCAGGTCTCGGCCGCCGACCTCATCCAACTGATCACCGATGAGGGGTATACGAGAATCCCCATCTACCAGGATTCTCCGGACAACATCATCGGCATCCTCCATGCCAAGGATCTGCTGCCCTTCTGCCTCAACGCTGCCAAGATGCCGGCGGCCTCGGAACTGGTCAAACCGGCTTTTTTCGTGCTCGACACCCGCAAGATCGTCAACCTGCTCAAGGATTTCCAGAGCCAAAAAGGCCATCTCGCCGTGGTTACCGATGAATTCGGCAGCGTCCGCGGCCTGGTGACCCTGGAAGACGTGCTGGAAGAAATCGTCGGCGAGATCCGCGACGAATACGATAAGGCGGAAAAACGCTGGAAGGTGGTGAACGAACACATGCTGCTCACCGATGCCAAGGTCAATCTCGAAGAAGTGGAGGACTTTTTTGGCATTACCCTGCCGGAGGGCCCTTACGAATCGGTGGGCGGATTGATCATCCACCAGCTTGACCGGGTGCCGCCGGTGGGAGCCACCATGCTCATCAACTCCCTGGTTTTTGAAGTAGTCTCCGCCGACCGGCGGCGCATCCACACCGTAAAAATCCAGAACAAACTCGACTGA